From one Trueperella pyogenes genomic stretch:
- a CDS encoding PspC domain-containing protein: MNIYDSLRSRPLRRTPDKLLGGLCSGLAHRWGISPVLVRIGMILLMLVGGLGLVVYGLGWLFVPDYETDEIVAEGALRNPDAAVAAAVILILVGAAVFIPFAGAWIFAALDRAPFVLVIIGIVVVFAFLMFRQRRERKEYMLSPTLVGPLPQPEDLAPQTTPMPRPIKAPRPKKPALSARAIYLFLAAALIGVALALLFTPGKVASILMAFAVGLAVVAAGVIYAGMRGLRATWLTALTWILALQTACALALAMAMPTSMIQSPALNIFSSRTDSFPSVFATHVPTINSAIDAHNLHHVDTLVLAGNPFKIREDAPVIFEITRREGAWGDSWIHLSGYQPWDISTREQKWQLPLKDGKANKEPEQWWHIVPIERGQTIRIASPAAASSPSTAKIVKITYSYGTMTIRGKAADKKDDQQAKPADTNHEPASLIPEPQTSPSLASEGEK; encoded by the coding sequence ATGAACATATATGACTCCCTTCGTTCTCGGCCATTGCGCCGCACTCCCGACAAGCTCCTCGGTGGCCTGTGTTCCGGCTTGGCCCACCGTTGGGGCATCTCACCTGTCCTCGTCCGTATCGGCATGATCCTCCTCATGCTCGTCGGAGGACTCGGCCTGGTGGTCTACGGACTCGGATGGCTCTTCGTTCCCGATTACGAGACAGATGAGATCGTTGCCGAAGGGGCGCTGCGCAACCCCGACGCCGCCGTGGCCGCTGCCGTGATCCTCATCCTCGTCGGTGCTGCTGTCTTTATTCCCTTCGCTGGAGCGTGGATATTTGCCGCTTTGGATCGGGCGCCCTTTGTGCTGGTCATCATCGGCATCGTCGTCGTCTTTGCTTTCCTCATGTTCCGTCAGCGAAGGGAGAGGAAAGAATACATGCTCTCCCCGACATTGGTGGGTCCCCTGCCGCAGCCCGAAGATTTAGCTCCTCAAACGACGCCGATGCCAAGGCCCATCAAGGCGCCTAGACCCAAAAAGCCTGCCTTGTCAGCGCGTGCAATCTACCTATTCCTCGCCGCGGCACTAATTGGAGTAGCCCTCGCACTGTTGTTCACGCCCGGAAAAGTTGCCTCCATTCTCATGGCGTTTGCTGTGGGGCTAGCCGTCGTTGCCGCCGGCGTCATCTACGCCGGAATGCGCGGGCTGCGGGCAACATGGCTGACTGCCCTAACGTGGATCCTGGCCCTCCAAACCGCTTGTGCACTCGCGCTCGCCATGGCGATGCCTACCTCGATGATCCAATCCCCCGCACTCAACATCTTCTCTTCCAGAACGGACAGCTTTCCTTCAGTTTTTGCCACTCACGTCCCCACTATCAATTCAGCAATTGATGCTCACAACCTGCACCATGTCGATACCCTCGTGCTCGCCGGTAATCCTTTCAAAATTCGCGAAGATGCGCCGGTCATCTTCGAAATAACACGTCGTGAGGGTGCTTGGGGTGACTCATGGATTCACCTCAGCGGATACCAGCCCTGGGACATCTCCACTCGTGAGCAAAAATGGCAATTGCCTCTCAAAGATGGCAAAGCCAATAAAGAACCCGAGCAGTGGTGGCACATTGTCCCCATCGAACGCGGGCAGACCATACGGATCGCCTCTCCAGCTGCAGCGTCGTCGCCTTCCACAGCAAAAATCGTGAAAATCACCTATTCGTACGGCACAATGACCATCCGTGGAAAGGCTGCAGACAAGAAAGACGATCAGCAGGCAAAACCGGCCGATACGAATCACGAACCGGCCAGCCTGATCCCCGAACCCCAAACTAGCCCCTCCCTAGCATCTGAAGGAGAAAAATAA